Proteins encoded together in one Bombyx mori chromosome 24, ASM3026992v2 window:
- the Sui1 gene encoding protein translation factor SUI1 homolog: MSIQNLNTFDPFADAIKSSEDDVQDGLVHVRIQQRNGRKTLTTVQGLSSEYDLKKIVRACKKEFACNGTVVEHPEYGEVLQLQGDQRENICQWLTKSGLVKPEQLKVHGF, from the coding sequence ATGTCCATCCAGAATCTCAACACATTCGACCCATTCGCCGATGCTATCAAAAGCTCGGAGGACGACGTTCAAGATGGTTTAGTCCACGTCCGTATCCAGCAACGAAACGGGCGTAAGACGCTGACTACGGTGCAAGGCCTTTCCTCGGAATATGACCTGAAGAAGATCGTGCGGGCATGCAAGAAGGAGTTCGCGTGCAACGGTACGGTCGTGGAGCACCCGGAGTACGGCGAGGTGCTGCAGCTTCAGGGCGACCAGCGAGAGAATATTTGCCAGTGGCTCACCAAATCCGGCTTAGTGAAGCCTGAACAACTCAAGGTGCACGGTTTCTAA
- the LOC134201339 gene encoding protein D3-like, translated as MSNVQTMFQKHCIVPDIITTPPSELLNIQYSNGINVDLGKELTPTQVKDAPTVKWASKENEYYTLAMVDPDAPSRENPKFREWHHWLVGNISGGNIGKSEILSEYIGSGPPKGTGLHRYIFLIYKQPEKCDFSKVPKLPNNSGEKRGKFSISQFAQQYKLGIPVAGNFFVAQYDSYVPKLYAKLKG; from the coding sequence ATGTCAAACGTACAGACAATGTTCCAGAAGCACTGCATAGTGCCAGATATTATTACAACACCCCCGTCTGAGTTGTTGAATATTCAGTATTCTAACGGCATAAATGTTGATTTGGGAAAAGAGTTGACTCCAACTCAAGTAAAAGACGCTCCGACTGTCAAGTGGGCTAGTAAGGAAAATGAATATTATACACTTGCAATGGTGGATCCGGACGCGCCGAGTCGGGAGAATCCAAAGTTCCGAGAATGGCATCACTGGTTAGTCGGGAATATCTCCGGTGGAAATATTGGTAAAAGTGAAATTTTATCGGAATATATTGGATCGGGGCCACCGAAAGGAACCGGCCTTcataggtacatatttttaatttacaagcAACCAGAAAAATGTGATTTTTCGAAAGTTCCAAAATTACCAAACAATTCCGGTGAAAAGAGAGGAAAGTTTTCTATCTCTCAATTTGCTCAGCAGTATAAACTTGGGATTCCAGTTGCGGGAAATTTCTTCGTTGCTCAGTACGATTCTTATGTTCCAAAATTGTACGCGAAGTTAAAGGGATAG
- the LOC101746941 gene encoding uncharacterized protein LOC101746941 isoform X1, with protein MKEANPINQGDSSTELDVIIEEKEEEHELQVHARLIFSKEQEQDLREAFNLLDYTGEGKIRAEDFRVAIKALGYEPTNEELQTMIRAVDKGDTGKLSFENFETAIMRKIMALDSDGDIMKSFRLFDDDDSGFINFENVKKVSQILGTYLTDEEIEEMIDDADKDFDGLISVEEFMKMIKNSVHIETL; from the exons ATGAAAGAAGCAAATCCAATAAATCAAGGCGACAGTTCAACGGAGTTAGATGTAATaattgaagaaaaagaagaagaacatgAATTACAAGTCCATGCTCGATTGATTTTTAGCAAAGAACAG GAGCAAGATCTACGCGAGGCATTCAACCTTCTAGACTATACAGGAGAAGGGAAAATAAGAGCCGAGGATTTTCGTGTTGCCATCAAAGCATTAG GTTACGAGCCAACTAACGAGGAGCTGCAGACAATGATAAGAGCGGTGGACAAAGGAGACACCGGGAAATTGAGCTTCGAAAATTTCGAAACGGCCATAATGAGAAAGATCATGGCCCTGGACAGCGACGGCGATATCATGAAGAGCTTCCGACtcttcgatgacgatgacagtG GTTTCATAAATTTCGAAAACGTCAAGAAAGTATCTCAAATATTAGGTACTTATTTAACGGACGAGGAGATTGAAGAAATGATTGACGATGCCGATAAAGATTTCGACGGACTG ATATCGGTCGAAGAATTtatgaaaatgataaaaaatagtGTTCACATAGAAACTCTGTAG
- the LOC101746941 gene encoding uncharacterized protein LOC101746941 isoform X2, with amino-acid sequence MEETVVSGTIAYSNSEEDLNQSSKVNEIKAKLTLTNAQEQDLREAFNLLDYTGEGKIRAEDFRVAIKALGYEPTNEELQTMIRAVDKGDTGKLSFENFETAIMRKIMALDSDGDIMKSFRLFDDDDSGFINFENVKKVSQILGTYLTDEEIEEMIDDADKDFDGLISVEEFMKMIKNSVHIETL; translated from the exons atggaGGAAACTGTAGTTTCCGGAACAATCGCTTATTCCAATAGCGAAGAGGATTTGAACCAGTCGtctaaagtaaatgaaataaaagctAAATTGACCTTAACGAACGCACAG GAGCAAGATCTACGCGAGGCATTCAACCTTCTAGACTATACAGGAGAAGGGAAAATAAGAGCCGAGGATTTTCGTGTTGCCATCAAAGCATTAG GTTACGAGCCAACTAACGAGGAGCTGCAGACAATGATAAGAGCGGTGGACAAAGGAGACACCGGGAAATTGAGCTTCGAAAATTTCGAAACGGCCATAATGAGAAAGATCATGGCCCTGGACAGCGACGGCGATATCATGAAGAGCTTCCGACtcttcgatgacgatgacagtG GTTTCATAAATTTCGAAAACGTCAAGAAAGTATCTCAAATATTAGGTACTTATTTAACGGACGAGGAGATTGAAGAAATGATTGACGATGCCGATAAAGATTTCGACGGACTG ATATCGGTCGAAGAATTtatgaaaatgataaaaaatagtGTTCACATAGAAACTCTGTAG
- the LOC732940 gene encoding small nuclear ribonucleoprotein Sm D1 (The RefSeq protein has 1 substitution compared to this genomic sequence), giving the protein MKLVRFLMKLSHETVTIELKNGSVVHGTITGVDVAMNTHLKAVKVTLKNREELQLETLSIRGNNIRYYLLPDSLPLETWLIDDTPKGKGKREGFARGGGARGGRGRGRGGRGGPRGGRGGRGRGRR; this is encoded by the coding sequence ATGAAACTCGTCAGGTTTTTAATGAAACTAAGCCACGAGACGGTCACTATAGAGTTGAAAAACGGCAGTGTCGTTCATGGAACAATTACCGGGGTGGATGTCGCTATGAACACACATTTAAAAGCCGTAAAAGTTACGTTAAAAAATCGTGAAGAACTACAATTGGAGACCTTGAGTATACGCGGGAACAATATCCGATATTATCTACTTCCAGACAGTCTGCCTTTAGAGACTTTGTTGATCGACGACACTCCTAAAGGCAAGGGCAAAAGGGAAGGATTTGCGCGCGGCGGCGGCGCCAGAGGTGGTCGTGGCAGAGGCCGAGGTGGCCGCGGAGGCCCCAGAGGCGGTCGTGGAGGCCGAGGTCGCGGACGCCGGTAG